The DNA segment AGTCTTCAGGCTGTTTTTTACAACCCAAAGCCATTCATATTTACTGGTATTGTATATTATGTAAGCATTAAATTTCTCTCATTTCTTGCTAAAAAACTAGAGGAGAGGCTAAACCGCAATGATTGAAATTAGAAATTTGATTAAAAATTACGGCGATTTGCAAGTTTTAAAAGACATTAGTGTTGATATTAAAAAAGGCGATGTTATAGCTATAATTGGTCCAAGTGGTGGCGGCAAAAGCACATTTTTGCGTTGCTTAAATCGTCTTGAAGAGCCAACAAGCGGACATATAAACATCGATGGCAAGGATATTTTGGATAAAAAGGCTGATATAAATAAAATTCGCCAAAAAGTATCTATGGTTTTTCAGCACTTTAATCTTTTTGCAAATAAAAACGTTATGCAAAATTTAACCCTAGCACCAATTAAAACTGGTCTTATGAGCCAAAACGAGGCAGAAGCTAAGGCGTTTGAGCTACTAAAAAGTGTTGGACTAAGTGATAAAAAAGACGCTTTCCCACATAAACTTTCTGGCGGTCAAAAGCAACGTATAGCTATAGCTAGGGCTTTGGCTATGGACCCTGAGATTATACTTTTTGATGAGCCTACATCTGCACTTGATCCAGAGATGATAGGCGAGGTGCTTGATATTATGAGAGATGTTGCTAGTAAGGGGCTTACAATGCTGGTTGTGACCCACGAAATGGGTTTTGCAAGAAACGTAGCAAATAGAATTTTCTTTATGGATAATGGCGTAATAGCAGTTGATGATACGCCAAAAAATATCTTTGAAAACCCGCAAAATCCACGCCTAAAAGAGTTTTTAGGTAAAGTTTTAAACCATTAAAATTTAAGGAGTGAGTATGAAAAAATTTTTGGCTTTGTTTGCCGTTTTGGCTTTTTTAGTTGGTTGCGGTAGTGACGAGAAGAGTGCTAGTGCAGAGCAGGTGATTAAACTAGGGCTTAGTGCAGACTATCCTCCATTTGAATTTGTCGATAAAGACAATAAAATCACAGGTTTTGATGTTGAGCTTATAAATGAGATTAGCAAGCGTGTTGGCTTTAAGGTTGAACTTGCAAATATTAGCTTTGACGGACTTATCCCAGCACTTAAAGCTGGTAAGATAGACGCGATTATGAGTGCTATGAGTGCGACAGAGGATAGAAAAAAATCAGTTGATTTTACCGACTCTTACTACGCTACTGAGAATTTATTCATCCGCAAAAAAGGCTCAGATATCAGTGATAAAAATTTAGCAGGTAAAAATATAGGTGCTCAGCTAGGAACGGTTCAAGAGATGGCAGCTGGTGAGATAGAGGGTGCTAAAG comes from the Campylobacter mucosalis genome and includes:
- a CDS encoding amino acid ABC transporter ATP-binding protein yields the protein MIEIRNLIKNYGDLQVLKDISVDIKKGDVIAIIGPSGGGKSTFLRCLNRLEEPTSGHINIDGKDILDKKADINKIRQKVSMVFQHFNLFANKNVMQNLTLAPIKTGLMSQNEAEAKAFELLKSVGLSDKKDAFPHKLSGGQKQRIAIARALAMDPEIILFDEPTSALDPEMIGEVLDIMRDVASKGLTMLVVTHEMGFARNVANRIFFMDNGVIAVDDTPKNIFENPQNPRLKEFLGKVLNH
- a CDS encoding basic amino acid ABC transporter substrate-binding protein, with the translated sequence MKKFLALFAVLAFLVGCGSDEKSASAEQVIKLGLSADYPPFEFVDKDNKITGFDVELINEISKRVGFKVELANISFDGLIPALKAGKIDAIMSAMSATEDRKKSVDFTDSYYATENLFIRKKGSDISDKNLAGKNIGAQLGTVQEMAAGEIEGAKVSPYDSPLTAIMALKSGKIDYVIVDSSIGYGFLKQNDDIEEFLKLPDGSEGFSIAFDKDKKTDLIAKINDAIKAIKADGTFEKIAKKYDLQ